One genomic segment of Desulfovibrio sp. JC010 includes these proteins:
- a CDS encoding sigma-54-dependent Fis family transcriptional regulator, with translation MSRNGLTERVDNIYLSTLSEILDSVAPHHDLEPSLNAILEVLSKDLHFPRAFLAIMDTESEKLKLSITHSPAKDYTATYAPGKGVVGKVYETGESVIIPRMSDDGQMLNKAFNRSEEEQKTLSFICVPVIRTDSDGNQEVIGALSVDSPILPMDDLQEHQQFLEVVAALISNQVSRLQEEMSLQAQMLSQGMMPGASDVPPPADFVATSKSMKQVLRQARQVGPSRATALLRGESGTGKELLAEAIHACSPRREKPLVKLNCAALPAELVESELFGHQKGAFTGAYQNKRGLFEIANNGTLFLDEIGELSLDAQAKVLRAIQEKEIQRVGSEQPIAVDVRLICATHQPLEKLLQEGKFREDLFYRINVFPIFIPHLRERREDILPLAEKFLDMFSEEYGKEIKRISSPAIDLFTQYHWPGNVRELKNCIERAVLICEEEVIRTYHLPPTLQTAESTATDTSLSFGEAVAKFEQELLVDSLKKARGNMLQAARDLRVSYRIVNYKVKKYNIDVKKYAGAKKKK, from the coding sequence ATGAGTAGAAACGGACTGACGGAACGAGTGGACAATATCTATCTTTCAACTTTGAGTGAAATTCTTGATTCTGTAGCTCCCCATCACGATTTGGAACCCAGCCTCAATGCGATTCTTGAAGTTCTGTCCAAAGACCTCCACTTCCCGCGTGCATTCCTGGCCATCATGGACACGGAATCTGAAAAACTGAAACTGTCCATCACCCATAGCCCGGCAAAGGACTACACAGCCACTTACGCACCGGGTAAAGGTGTTGTGGGCAAAGTTTACGAAACAGGCGAGTCTGTCATCATCCCCAGAATGTCGGATGACGGCCAGATGCTGAACAAGGCGTTCAACAGATCAGAGGAAGAGCAGAAAACCCTGTCCTTCATCTGCGTTCCTGTTATCAGGACCGATTCCGACGGCAATCAGGAAGTAATCGGCGCACTGAGCGTGGACTCTCCCATCCTGCCCATGGACGACCTGCAGGAACACCAGCAGTTCCTCGAAGTTGTAGCCGCCCTTATTTCCAATCAGGTCTCCCGTTTGCAGGAAGAAATGTCCCTGCAGGCCCAGATGCTTTCGCAGGGAATGATGCCCGGTGCATCTGATGTACCGCCGCCTGCGGACTTTGTAGCCACTTCCAAGAGCATGAAACAGGTGCTGCGTCAGGCCCGCCAGGTCGGCCCCAGCCGCGCCACAGCACTGCTGCGCGGGGAATCCGGCACCGGTAAGGAACTGCTCGCCGAAGCCATCCACGCCTGCAGTCCCAGACGGGAAAAACCGCTGGTTAAGCTCAACTGCGCGGCCCTGCCCGCCGAACTGGTGGAAAGTGAACTTTTCGGTCACCAGAAAGGCGCCTTCACCGGAGCTTACCAAAACAAACGCGGTCTCTTTGAAATCGCCAATAACGGAACCCTGTTCCTTGATGAAATCGGGGAACTTTCCCTTGATGCGCAGGCCAAGGTTCTGCGCGCCATTCAGGAAAAGGAAATCCAGCGCGTAGGCTCCGAACAGCCCATCGCTGTTGATGTCCGCCTCATCTGCGCGACCCACCAGCCGTTGGAAAAGCTGCTTCAGGAAGGCAAATTCCGCGAAGACCTTTTCTACCGCATCAACGTCTTCCCCATCTTCATTCCGCACCTGCGTGAACGACGCGAGGACATCCTCCCGCTGGCCGAAAAATTCCTCGACATGTTCTCCGAGGAATACGGCAAAGAGATCAAGCGTATCTCCAGCCCGGCTATCGATCTTTTCACCCAGTATCACTGGCCGGGGAACGTGCGTGAGCTGAAAAACTGCATCGAACGTGCGGTACTCATCTGCGAGGAAGAGGTAATCAGAACCTACCACCTGCCCCCGACCCTGCAAACCGCCGAATCCACCGCCACAGACACTTCCCTTTCATTCGGTGAAGCCGTGGCTAAATTCGAGCAGGAACTGCTGGTTGACTCCCTTAAAAAGGCTCGCGGCAACATGCTGCAGGCGGCAAGGGATCTGCGGGTCAGCTACCGTATCGTCAACTACAAGGTCAAAAAGTACAATATTGACGTCAAGAAGTACGCGGGCGCGAAAAAGAAAAAATAG
- a CDS encoding precorrin-8X methylmutase — translation MSGKVELMAVAKPGDIEKKSFEIIDSEVPEPRRFEGIEWQIARRMVHTTADFDLIDLVRFHPDAVASGLEALRAGCTIATDTEMARCGIPMRRMTPLGCDVRCLMNDPDVIASAKKNLTTRAHAAMELAADTMRPEIHVIGNAPTALIRLVNMVEEGRMKPPALVVGMPVGFVNAAESKAMLMHCGSIPYIAIEGRKGGSALAACVINALAEVVLAERELSGEI, via the coding sequence TTGTCCGGGAAAGTAGAACTTATGGCCGTGGCAAAGCCCGGTGATATTGAAAAAAAATCATTTGAAATTATTGATTCGGAAGTTCCGGAACCCCGTAGGTTCGAAGGTATAGAATGGCAGATCGCAAGACGTATGGTGCATACCACTGCGGATTTCGATCTGATTGATCTGGTGCGCTTTCATCCTGATGCTGTAGCGTCCGGACTTGAAGCTTTGCGCGCAGGATGTACAATTGCCACTGATACTGAGATGGCCCGCTGCGGGATTCCCATGCGCAGGATGACTCCTCTGGGTTGTGATGTGCGATGCCTGATGAATGACCCGGATGTTATTGCTTCGGCCAAGAAAAATTTGACCACAAGGGCTCATGCGGCCATGGAGCTGGCCGCTGACACCATGCGGCCCGAAATTCATGTTATCGGTAATGCACCTACTGCTTTGATCCGGCTGGTGAATATGGTGGAAGAGGGCAGGATGAAACCTCCGGCACTGGTTGTGGGGATGCCGGTAGGTTTTGTGAATGCTGCTGAATCAAAGGCCATGCTCATGCATTGCGGATCTATTCCTTATATTGCTATTGAAGGGCGTAAGGGCGGCTCTGCGCTGGCTGCCTGCGTGATAAATGCGTTAGCTGAAGTTGTTCTGGCCGAGCGGGAGCTTTCTGGTGAAATCTGA
- a CDS encoding 2-oxoacid:ferredoxin oxidoreductase subunit beta: MVDMKGTQLIHEYLRHNKKFPHVFCAGCGHGIVLGSLIRSIHGLGLSKDEVCVVAGIGCSGRLAAYVDFNTVHTTHGRALTFATGIKMAKPNMHVIVVMGDGDSMAIGGNHLIHAARRNIGVTALILNNNIYGMTGGQCSPTTPAGSFSMTTPLGQMEQSFDCVELCSAAKANYVARGTVFHVKKLDKMIMDGISNPGFGVVEILTPCHTQYGRKNKYRTPVDMYKMLKKDVIDIDRYEKLSEADKAKKVPSGVFVQKDDSGLEEKFYQMAAKCQGGA; the protein is encoded by the coding sequence ATGGTTGATATGAAAGGTACACAGCTCATTCATGAGTACTTAAGGCATAACAAGAAGTTTCCGCATGTTTTCTGTGCCGGTTGCGGGCACGGCATTGTGCTCGGTTCCCTGATCCGTTCCATCCACGGTCTCGGTCTTTCCAAGGACGAGGTCTGTGTGGTGGCCGGTATCGGTTGCTCCGGCAGGCTTGCGGCATATGTTGATTTTAACACCGTACACACCACCCATGGCCGTGCGCTGACTTTTGCCACCGGTATTAAGATGGCCAAGCCGAACATGCATGTAATCGTGGTCATGGGTGACGGTGATTCCATGGCTATCGGCGGTAACCACCTGATCCATGCCGCGCGCAGGAATATCGGTGTTACCGCGCTGATCCTGAATAATAACATTTACGGTATGACCGGCGGGCAATGCTCACCGACCACTCCGGCAGGCTCCTTCTCAATGACCACCCCTCTGGGGCAGATGGAGCAGAGCTTTGATTGTGTGGAACTCTGCAGTGCGGCCAAGGCCAATTACGTGGCCCGCGGAACTGTATTTCACGTCAAAAAACTCGATAAGATGATCATGGACGGCATCAGCAACCCCGGTTTCGGCGTGGTGGAGATTCTCACTCCCTGCCATACCCAGTACGGTCGTAAGAACAAGTACAGAACCCCGGTTGATATGTACAAGATGCTCAAGAAAGATGTCATTGATATCGATCGTTACGAGAAGCTCAGCGAAGCGGATAAAGCCAAGAAGGTTCCTTCCGGCGTATTCGTGCAGAAAGATGATTCCGGCCTTGAAGAAAAATTCTATCAGATGGCCGCGAAATGTCAGGGAGGTGCGTAA
- a CDS encoding 2-oxoacid:acceptor oxidoreductase subunit alpha — MARPRKKRNKEIFALGNEAVVEGALLAGCTFYGGYPITPSSEIMEIMAQRLPLIPNGSFIQMEDEIAGLGSVIGASLAGRKAMTATSGPGFSLMQEHLGYGCITETPLVIVNVMRGGPSTGLPTSPAQGDVQQARWGTHGDHSIIVLSASNVQECLDNTIEAFNLAEKYRTPVILLIDEITAHTREKIIIPNPDEYEVFNRIVPTMPPEWYKPYEETVRGVPPMPAIGSGYRFHVTGLTHDTNGFPTSRPDEVRELNERLFRKIDQFLHDVQLVDEVDTEDADVVVIAYGTVARSAELAVKQARDLGVKAGLLKLSTLFPYPRKATEKIMSKAHTLVVPEMNMGQMSREVKRVNNGQVSVRTINKVDGQIITPAEILKVLTRV; from the coding sequence ATGGCCAGACCTAGAAAAAAGAGAAATAAAGAGATTTTCGCTCTGGGCAATGAGGCTGTTGTTGAAGGTGCGCTTCTGGCGGGCTGTACCTTTTACGGCGGGTATCCCATCACTCCTTCATCGGAGATTATGGAGATCATGGCTCAGAGATTGCCGCTGATTCCCAACGGTTCATTTATCCAGATGGAAGATGAAATCGCCGGGCTCGGTTCTGTTATCGGTGCATCGCTGGCAGGCAGGAAAGCGATGACCGCCACTTCCGGTCCCGGATTTTCGCTCATGCAGGAGCATCTCGGGTACGGTTGTATTACTGAAACTCCGCTGGTTATCGTTAACGTCATGCGCGGCGGACCCAGTACCGGACTGCCCACATCCCCGGCACAGGGAGATGTTCAGCAGGCCCGCTGGGGAACCCACGGCGACCATTCAATCATAGTACTTTCCGCCTCCAATGTTCAGGAATGTCTTGATAACACTATCGAGGCTTTCAACCTTGCGGAAAAATACCGCACTCCGGTAATCCTTCTTATTGATGAGATTACCGCCCATACCCGTGAAAAGATCATCATCCCCAACCCGGATGAATATGAGGTCTTCAACCGCATTGTTCCGACCATGCCTCCGGAATGGTACAAACCTTATGAAGAAACTGTGCGCGGTGTTCCGCCCATGCCGGCCATCGGTTCCGGTTACCGTTTCCATGTCACCGGGCTGACCCATGATACCAACGGTTTCCCAACCTCGCGTCCTGATGAGGTCCGGGAACTCAACGAGCGTCTTTTCCGCAAGATTGACCAGTTCCTGCACGATGTGCAGCTGGTTGATGAAGTGGATACAGAGGACGCGGATGTTGTGGTCATCGCCTACGGCACAGTGGCCCGTTCCGCTGAACTGGCTGTGAAACAGGCCCGCGATCTCGGCGTAAAAGCCGGGCTGCTCAAGCTTTCGACCCTGTTTCCTTATCCACGAAAGGCTACGGAGAAAATAATGTCCAAAGCCCATACTCTCGTGGTTCCGGAAATGAATATGGGCCAGATGTCAAGGGAAGTGAAAAGGGTCAATAACGGTCAGGTAAGCGTGCGGACCATCAATAAGGTGGACGGACAGATCATTACTCCGGCTGAAATCCTCAAAGTCTTAACACGGGTGTAG
- a CDS encoding 2-oxoacid:acceptor oxidoreductase family protein gives MKNQPLDRFEIRLSGLGGQGILTLGKVMGSGLALGHGYFVTQTQSYGPEARGGASRSDLVISSEVISYPKAESLDLLIALSQEACNMYYRNLKPGGLLMIETDLVKQPPVNQFIGLPFTKLAKDKLGLPQAMNTIVLGAATYLLPFAQQRTMRKNLEEVLPAKIRDINVKAFNMGFREAKKNFGDPEELWKANSVIVSDEDSDYDSI, from the coding sequence ATGAAGAATCAACCTCTGGACAGATTTGAAATTCGTCTTTCCGGTCTCGGCGGACAGGGGATCCTTACTCTTGGTAAGGTCATGGGGTCCGGCCTTGCTCTCGGCCACGGTTACTTTGTAACCCAGACTCAGAGCTACGGCCCGGAAGCTCGCGGCGGTGCCAGCCGTTCCGATCTGGTAATCAGTTCCGAAGTGATCAGTTATCCCAAGGCTGAATCTCTCGATCTGCTCATCGCGCTCAGTCAGGAAGCATGCAACATGTATTACCGCAACCTGAAGCCCGGCGGCCTGCTCATGATCGAAACCGATCTGGTCAAGCAGCCCCCGGTGAACCAGTTCATCGGCCTGCCTTTCACTAAGCTGGCTAAGGACAAACTGGGATTGCCTCAGGCCATGAACACCATCGTGCTTGGCGCGGCAACTTATCTGCTGCCTTTTGCGCAGCAGCGGACCATGCGTAAGAATCTTGAGGAAGTGCTCCCCGCAAAGATCAGGGATATCAACGTCAAGGCGTTCAACATGGGATTCCGTGAAGCCAAGAAGAACTTCGGTGATCCCGAAGAGCTTTGGAAAGCCAATTCAGTAATTGTCTCGGACGAAGATAGTGATTACGATTCCATTTAA
- a CDS encoding ferredoxin family protein produces MSVKRKGNSTVTIFPDWCKGCGICAAFCPAKVMELNDQGKAVVVREEECINCGFCELHCPDFAIMVRPKVDDEIPAVCRAVLEKAARKTDGPAASGDAAKKAASGKQKG; encoded by the coding sequence ATGAGTGTCAAACGCAAGGGAAATAGCACGGTTACGATTTTTCCGGACTGGTGTAAGGGATGCGGCATCTGCGCAGCCTTCTGTCCGGCAAAGGTCATGGAGTTGAACGATCAGGGTAAAGCGGTCGTTGTCAGGGAAGAAGAATGCATCAATTGCGGATTCTGCGAACTGCACTGTCCGGATTTCGCGATTATGGTTCGTCCCAAGGTCGATGACGAGATTCCTGCGGTATGCAGGGCTGTCCTTGAAAAGGCCGCCCGCAAAACCGACGGGCCTGCCGCTTCCGGCGATGCAGCTAAAAAAGCCGCTTCCGGTAAACAAAAGGGATAA
- the deoC gene encoding deoxyribose-phosphate aldolase: MDKIDKLASYIDHTLLNVAAVPADIEQLCREAVEYDFASVCVHPSHIARAAELLAGEKSMVCSVVGFPSGSTLPEVKMLEAMRAVEKGAQELDMVVNIGALKAGDRNAFLHDIFLTVEGAGGVPVKAIIETGLLDDDQKKLACELAVTAGASFVKTCTGFAPGCASVEDIKLMRSIVGDAAGVKASGGIKTYDQAKQLLEAGASRLGTSSSLEIVRR, encoded by the coding sequence ATGGACAAAATCGACAAACTTGCATCGTACATTGACCACACTTTATTGAATGTTGCGGCAGTGCCTGCGGATATTGAGCAGCTCTGCCGTGAGGCTGTAGAGTACGATTTTGCGTCTGTTTGTGTCCATCCCTCACATATCGCCCGTGCAGCGGAACTGCTTGCCGGGGAAAAGTCCATGGTCTGTTCGGTGGTCGGGTTTCCTTCCGGTTCCACCCTGCCTGAAGTAAAGATGCTGGAAGCCATGCGCGCGGTTGAAAAGGGTGCGCAGGAACTTGATATGGTGGTCAATATTGGCGCACTGAAGGCCGGAGACCGCAATGCTTTTCTGCATGATATTTTTCTTACCGTGGAAGGTGCCGGGGGAGTTCCGGTCAAAGCGATCATTGAAACCGGATTGCTGGATGATGACCAGAAGAAGCTGGCCTGTGAACTGGCGGTGACAGCTGGAGCGTCTTTTGTTAAGACCTGCACCGGGTTTGCTCCCGGATGTGCCAGCGTTGAAGACATCAAGCTCATGCGTTCAATTGTGGGTGATGCCGCAGGCGTCAAGGCCAGCGGGGGCATCAAAACATACGATCAGGCTAAACAACTTTTAGAGGCCGGGGCCAGCAGGCTCGGTACTTCGTCATCCCTCGAAATAGTCAGGAGATAA
- a CDS encoding EAL domain-containing protein yields MSENKAVSKRSFSIFKKGERSISRDLSACLVFALAIIIALVTAYEYFGRSKMLRQEFEDKADNYIEQLAKSVTFPIWNFDMGSLKHVCSAYTQNEQFSKLKITDMNGEVLFNFVRPGEEDDNPIVRERDLYISKEKIGTIRMELTSRIYRRNLDWILFVSSLTFLTSVAVIYIVTGFLIDYFIRNPIARLRKGMDKVAMGDFSYRFDEFQYIELLEIGSRFNRMTEEIASRESRLEEVNKVLQGEIHMREKAAHSLVKSEKRYRALVETTAEGFFMIDESMILLDVNPAFCTMIGLNREEMLGVEIGSVLGELAAERFRTDDSLGHRFELSFMNSNGREVDIFINATNLFESENVKLTFAFVTDVSGYKMMEKALRASEEEYRTIAEYTFDWEMWIGPTGAVKYVSPSCERISGYPKAYFMEGPVRVEHILHKNDRDFWQKALRGNFPSPDGTDMRLFRRDGLLRWVSLTGHQVFADDGTSLGLRLSLRDITKRKFMEKQLQYEALHDPLTGLANRTLCCDRILQAVERSRRRDNYYFAVVFMDLDRFKIINDSLGHNIGDKLLVEVSKRLLKTIRELDTVSRFGGDEFIVVLEELASPREGIRIVRRIRDSLNHPAVIEGHKINIAASYGVLLSPTEYDKPEEIIQNANVAMHQAKESGRDRIKVFNKRMLEEAVQAMQLESDLRAAMLAGDELFLDYQPIYSLGSQSVVGFEALIRWNHPRRGLVMPGEFIPMAEESGLIFELGSWVITEACRQMKSWQATYDNAADMLMSINISPRQFSQPALVDNILSKLSEFDLPASNLKVEITETAIMERAKQSVDMLNRLKAAGVLVSIDDFGTGYSSMSNLQEFPLDQLKIDLSFVRKMHESSENLEIVKAIINLAHNLGLNVVAEGVEEIEQQDVLRDLGCEFGQGYLFSRPISRAKVEAYFKHEVELN; encoded by the coding sequence ATGTCTGAAAATAAGGCCGTTTCAAAAAGATCTTTTTCGATATTTAAAAAGGGTGAGAGGTCCATTTCCCGTGATCTTTCCGCCTGTCTTGTCTTTGCCCTTGCCATTATCATCGCTCTGGTTACAGCTTATGAGTATTTCGGCCGTTCAAAAATGCTGCGTCAGGAATTTGAGGACAAGGCTGACAACTACATAGAACAGCTTGCCAAGTCTGTTACCTTTCCCATCTGGAATTTTGATATGGGTTCGCTCAAGCATGTCTGCAGCGCATATACCCAGAACGAACAGTTTTCCAAACTCAAGATTACTGACATGAATGGCGAAGTGTTGTTCAATTTTGTGCGTCCCGGAGAAGAAGACGATAATCCCATCGTCCGGGAACGTGACCTCTATATCTCCAAAGAAAAGATCGGCACCATCCGCATGGAGCTGACCAGCCGTATCTATCGCCGCAACCTTGATTGGATTCTTTTTGTTTCCAGCCTGACCTTCCTTACGTCCGTGGCGGTGATTTATATTGTTACCGGCTTTTTGATTGATTACTTTATCCGCAACCCCATAGCCCGGCTGCGCAAGGGGATGGATAAAGTCGCCATGGGTGATTTTTCATACCGTTTTGACGAGTTTCAGTACATTGAGCTGCTGGAGATCGGTTCCCGCTTCAACCGTATGACTGAAGAAATCGCCAGCCGTGAAAGCAGGCTTGAAGAAGTCAACAAGGTTCTGCAGGGCGAAATCCACATGCGTGAGAAAGCTGCCCACTCATTGGTGAAGAGTGAAAAACGTTACCGAGCGTTGGTAGAGACAACGGCGGAAGGGTTCTTCATGATTGATGAATCCATGATTCTGCTGGATGTAAACCCGGCTTTTTGCACCATGATCGGTCTGAACCGCGAGGAGATGCTCGGGGTAGAGATCGGTTCCGTGCTCGGTGAGCTGGCTGCTGAAAGATTTCGCACTGATGACAGCCTTGGACACAGGTTTGAACTCAGCTTTATGAATAGTAACGGACGTGAAGTTGATATTTTTATTAATGCCACCAATTTGTTTGAAAGCGAGAACGTGAAGCTGACTTTCGCGTTCGTCACCGATGTCTCCGGCTATAAAATGATGGAAAAGGCTCTGCGGGCCTCCGAGGAGGAGTACCGGACCATTGCCGAGTATACTTTTGACTGGGAAATGTGGATCGGCCCCACCGGGGCGGTGAAATATGTCAGTCCTTCATGCGAACGTATTTCCGGGTACCCCAAGGCATATTTCATGGAAGGTCCGGTCCGGGTGGAGCATATACTGCACAAGAATGATCGGGATTTCTGGCAGAAAGCCCTGCGTGGTAATTTCCCTTCACCGGACGGTACGGATATGCGTCTTTTCCGTCGTGACGGTCTATTGCGCTGGGTATCCCTTACCGGGCATCAGGTTTTTGCTGATGACGGCACATCGCTCGGTTTGAGGCTTTCCCTGCGTGATATTACCAAACGTAAATTCATGGAAAAACAGCTGCAGTACGAAGCCCTGCACGATCCATTAACCGGGCTCGCCAACCGTACCCTCTGCTGCGACCGTATTCTGCAGGCGGTGGAACGTTCACGTCGCCGGGATAATTATTATTTTGCGGTTGTTTTTATGGACTTGGACCGTTTCAAGATCATCAACGACAGTCTCGGACATAATATAGGTGATAAGCTGCTGGTGGAAGTTTCCAAACGGTTGCTTAAAACCATTCGCGAGCTGGATACTGTTTCCCGCTTCGGCGGTGATGAATTTATCGTAGTGCTTGAAGAACTGGCCTCCCCGCGTGAGGGTATCCGTATTGTCCGTCGCATCAGGGACAGCCTGAATCATCCTGCGGTCATTGAAGGTCATAAGATCAATATTGCCGCCAGTTACGGCGTTCTGCTCAGTCCCACCGAGTATGACAAGCCTGAAGAGATTATCCAGAATGCCAACGTGGCCATGCATCAGGCCAAAGAGTCCGGCAGAGACAGGATCAAGGTCTTCAACAAAAGAATGCTTGAGGAGGCGGTGCAGGCCATGCAGCTTGAGAGCGATCTTCGTGCAGCCATGCTTGCCGGGGATGAGCTTTTTCTGGACTACCAGCCCATCTATTCTCTCGGTTCTCAGAGTGTTGTGGGGTTTGAAGCTCTTATCCGCTGGAATCATCCCCGACGCGGACTGGTCATGCCCGGAGAATTCATTCCCATGGCGGAAGAGTCCGGCCTTATTTTTGAGCTTGGCAGCTGGGTCATTACCGAAGCCTGCCGCCAGATGAAGAGCTGGCAGGCAACATATGACAATGCGGCTGATATGCTCATGTCCATCAATATTTCACCGCGTCAGTTCTCCCAGCCCGCTTTGGTGGATAATATCCTCTCCAAGCTGAGTGAATTTGATCTTCCCGCTTCCAACCTCAAGGTGGAGATTACCGAGACCGCAATTATGGAGCGGGCCAAGCAGTCCGTGGATATGCTTAACCGTTTGAAAGCCGCCGGCGTGCTGGTTTCAATCGATGATTTCGGTACCGGCTATTCTTCCATGAGTAATCTGCAGGAATTTCCGCTGGATCAGCTCAAGATCGACCTCAGTTTTGTACGCAAGATGCATGAATCATCGGAAAATCTTGAAATTGTAAAGGCTATTATCAACCTTGCCCACAATCTCGGTTTGAACGTTGTTGCCGAGGGTGTGGAAGAGATAGAGCAGCAGGATGTGTTGCGTGATCTGGGCTGTGAGTTCGGGCAGGGATACCTGTTTTCAAGGCCTATCAGCCGGGCGAAGGTGGAGGCTTATTTCAAGCACGAGGTGGAGTTGAATTAA